A single region of the Micropterus dolomieu isolate WLL.071019.BEF.003 ecotype Adirondacks linkage group LG18, ASM2129224v1, whole genome shotgun sequence genome encodes:
- the pfkmb gene encoding phosphofructokinase, muscle b isoform X1: MAQKAPIDPTKMGEGRAIAVLTSGGDAQGMNAAVRATVRVGLYTGAKVYFVHEGYQGLVDGGDNIRPATWESVSMMLQLGGTVIGSARCQDFRTKEGRTKAACNLVKLGITNLCVIGGDGSLTGANQFRTEWSELLADLVKAGKITPSEAKGSSHLNIVGMVGSIDNDFCGTDMTIGTDSALHRIIEIVDAITTTAQSHQRTFILEVMGRHCGYLALVTALACGADWVFIPEMPPDEGWEEHLCRRLTDQRTRGSRLNIIIVAEGAMDRKGKPITCDQIKQLVSKKLGFDTRATILGHVQRGGTPSAFDRILASRMGVEAVMALLEATPDTPACVVSLSGNMAVRLPLMECVQVTKDVTIAMAEGRFDEAVKLRGKSFENNWNTYKMLAHVHIPDKKSNINIAILNVGAPCAGMNAAVRSAVRIGLLQGHQMLAVHDGFEGLAHGMIEPIGWSGVAGWTGKGGSMLGTKRSLPHEFMEEISLSITKFNIHAIVIIGGFEAFVGGLEMVQAREKYEELCIPLVVIPATVSNNVPGSDFSVGTDTALNTITMTCDRIKQSSAGTKRRVFIIETMGGYCGYLATMAGLASGADAAYIYEEPFNIHDLEVNVEHLVEKMKTTVKRGLILRNENSNPNYTTDFIFNLYSEEGKGVFDCRKNVLGHMQQGGTPSPFDRNFGTKMGMKSVLWLTNKLKECYRHGRIFANSTDSACVLGMRKRSLVFQPLAELRELTDFEHRLPKIQWWLKLRPILKILAKYKISLDTTEKASMEHVIKKRGLVPQ; the protein is encoded by the exons ATGGCACAAAAGGCTCCCATTGACCCCACCAAGATGGGAGAGGGTCGGGCGATTGCGGTGTTGACCTCAGGAGGCGATGCCCAGG GTATGAATGCAGCTGTGAGGGCCACAGTTCGAGTGGGACTTTACACTGGAGCCAAGGTGTATTTTGTCCATGAG GGTTACCAGGGTCTGGTGGATGGAGGAGACAATATTCGCCCTGCTACTTGGGAGAGTGTGTCAATGATGCTACAGCTG GGTGGGACTGTGATTGGTAGTGCCCGCTGTCAAGACTTCCGTACCAAAGAGGGACGCACCAAGGCCGCCTGCAACTTGGTCAAGCTGGGCATCACCAACCTGTGCGTGATTGGAGGTGACGGCAGTCTGACGGGTGCCAACCAGTTCAGAACAGAGTGGAGCGAGCTGCTGGCCGACCTGGTCAAAGCTG GTAAGATCACCCCAAGTGAGGCCAAAGGTTCCTCCCATCTCAATATTGTTGGCATGGTGGGCTCCATTGACAATGACTTCTGTGGCACTGACATGACCATCGGCACGGACTCTGCGTTGCATCGCATCATAGAGATAGTGGATGCCATCACCACCACAGCACAGAG TCACCAGAGGACCTTCATCCTGGAGGTAATGGGTAGGCACTGTGG ATACCTGGCTTTGGTGACAGCTCTGGCCTGTGGCGCTGACTGGGTGTTCATCCCAGAGATGCCCCCAGATGAGGGATGGGAGGAGCATCTGTGCAGAAGACTGACAGAT CAAAGAACCCGTGGCTCCCGTTTGAATATTATCATTGTTGCAGAGGGAGCGATGGACCGCAAAGGTAAACCTATCACATGTGACCAAATCAAACAG CTGGTATCAAAGAAGCTAGGCTTTGACACCCGTGCCACCATCTTGGGCCATGTGCAGAGAGGAGGAACCCCTTCTGCCTTTGACAGAATCCTG GCCAGCAGGATGGGTGTGGAAGCTGTAATGGCTCTGCTGGAGGCCACGCCAGACACTCCTGCGTGTGTTGTCAGCTTGTCTGGAAACATGGCTGTCAGGCTGCCCCTCATGGAGTGTGTGCAAGTG ACCAAAGATGTCACCATAGCCATGGCTGAAGGGAGGTTTGACGAAGCAGTGAAGCTCAGGGGAAA GAGCTTTGAGAACAACTGGAACACTTACAAAATGCTGGCTCATGTGCACATCCCAGATAAAAAG AGTAACATCAACATTGCCATATTGAACGTGGGAGCACCGTGTGCTGGAATGAACGCTGCAGTTCGTTCAGCTGTCAGGATCGGGCTCCTCCAAGGCCACCAGATGCTGGCAGTGCACGACGGCTTTGAGGGCTTGGCTCATGGAATG ATTGAGCCTATCGGTTGGTCTGGAGTGGCAGGATGGACTGGAAAGGGGGGCTCCATGCTGGGCACAAAGAG GTCCCTGCCACATGAGTTCATGGAGGAGATCAGTCTGAGCATCACTAAGTTCAACATTCATGCTATAGTCATTATAGGAGGCTTTGAG GCATTTGTTGGGGGTCTGGAGATGGTGCAGGCTAGAGAGAAATACGAGGAACTTTGTATTCCCCTTGTCGTTATTCCTGCTACTGTCTCCAACAATGTTCCTGGGTCTGACTTCAGTGTTGGCACTGATACTGCGCTTAACACCataaccatg aCATGCGACAGGATCAAACAATCTTCCGCTGGCACCAAGAGAAGAgtgtttattattgagactATGGGAGGATACTGCGGCTACCTAGCAACCATGGCTGGCTTGGCATCTGGAGCTGACGCTGCTTACATTTATGAGGAGCCATTCAACATTCATGACCTAGAG GTGAATGTGGAACATCTGGTGGAAAAGATGAAGACCACAGTGAAGAGAGGACTGATTCTGAG AAATGAGAATAGCAATCCCAACTACACCACAGACTTTATCTTCAACCTGTACTCAGAGGAGGGCAAGGGTGTGTTTGACTGCCGGAAGAATGTACTTGGACATATGCAGCAG GGGGGAACACCAAGTCCCTTCGACAGGAATTTTGGCACCAAGATGGGGATGAAGTCTGTGCTGTGGTTGACCAACAAGCTGAAGGAATGCTACAGACATG GTCGTATATTTGCCAACTCTACAGATTCAGCCTGTGTGCTGGGCATGAGGAAGAGATCTTTGGTCTTTCAGCCTCTGGCAGAACTTAGAGAACTCACTGACTTTGA ACACCGTCTTCCAAAGATACAGTGGTGGCTGAAGTTGAGGCCCATCCTGAAAATCCTGGCCAAGTACAAGATCAGTCTGGACACCACTGAAAAGGCTTCGATGGAACATGTCATCAAGAAGAGAGGCTTAGTTCCTCAGTAG
- the pfkmb gene encoding phosphofructokinase, muscle b isoform X2, with translation MNAAVRATVRVGLYTGAKVYFVHEGYQGLVDGGDNIRPATWESVSMMLQLGGTVIGSARCQDFRTKEGRTKAACNLVKLGITNLCVIGGDGSLTGANQFRTEWSELLADLVKAGKITPSEAKGSSHLNIVGMVGSIDNDFCGTDMTIGTDSALHRIIEIVDAITTTAQSHQRTFILEVMGRHCGYLALVTALACGADWVFIPEMPPDEGWEEHLCRRLTDQRTRGSRLNIIIVAEGAMDRKGKPITCDQIKQLVSKKLGFDTRATILGHVQRGGTPSAFDRILASRMGVEAVMALLEATPDTPACVVSLSGNMAVRLPLMECVQVTKDVTIAMAEGRFDEAVKLRGKSFENNWNTYKMLAHVHIPDKKSNINIAILNVGAPCAGMNAAVRSAVRIGLLQGHQMLAVHDGFEGLAHGMIEPIGWSGVAGWTGKGGSMLGTKRSLPHEFMEEISLSITKFNIHAIVIIGGFEAFVGGLEMVQAREKYEELCIPLVVIPATVSNNVPGSDFSVGTDTALNTITMTCDRIKQSSAGTKRRVFIIETMGGYCGYLATMAGLASGADAAYIYEEPFNIHDLEVNVEHLVEKMKTTVKRGLILRNENSNPNYTTDFIFNLYSEEGKGVFDCRKNVLGHMQQGGTPSPFDRNFGTKMGMKSVLWLTNKLKECYRHGRIFANSTDSACVLGMRKRSLVFQPLAELRELTDFEHRLPKIQWWLKLRPILKILAKYKISLDTTEKASMEHVIKKRGLVPQ, from the exons ATGAATGCAGCTGTGAGGGCCACAGTTCGAGTGGGACTTTACACTGGAGCCAAGGTGTATTTTGTCCATGAG GGTTACCAGGGTCTGGTGGATGGAGGAGACAATATTCGCCCTGCTACTTGGGAGAGTGTGTCAATGATGCTACAGCTG GGTGGGACTGTGATTGGTAGTGCCCGCTGTCAAGACTTCCGTACCAAAGAGGGACGCACCAAGGCCGCCTGCAACTTGGTCAAGCTGGGCATCACCAACCTGTGCGTGATTGGAGGTGACGGCAGTCTGACGGGTGCCAACCAGTTCAGAACAGAGTGGAGCGAGCTGCTGGCCGACCTGGTCAAAGCTG GTAAGATCACCCCAAGTGAGGCCAAAGGTTCCTCCCATCTCAATATTGTTGGCATGGTGGGCTCCATTGACAATGACTTCTGTGGCACTGACATGACCATCGGCACGGACTCTGCGTTGCATCGCATCATAGAGATAGTGGATGCCATCACCACCACAGCACAGAG TCACCAGAGGACCTTCATCCTGGAGGTAATGGGTAGGCACTGTGG ATACCTGGCTTTGGTGACAGCTCTGGCCTGTGGCGCTGACTGGGTGTTCATCCCAGAGATGCCCCCAGATGAGGGATGGGAGGAGCATCTGTGCAGAAGACTGACAGAT CAAAGAACCCGTGGCTCCCGTTTGAATATTATCATTGTTGCAGAGGGAGCGATGGACCGCAAAGGTAAACCTATCACATGTGACCAAATCAAACAG CTGGTATCAAAGAAGCTAGGCTTTGACACCCGTGCCACCATCTTGGGCCATGTGCAGAGAGGAGGAACCCCTTCTGCCTTTGACAGAATCCTG GCCAGCAGGATGGGTGTGGAAGCTGTAATGGCTCTGCTGGAGGCCACGCCAGACACTCCTGCGTGTGTTGTCAGCTTGTCTGGAAACATGGCTGTCAGGCTGCCCCTCATGGAGTGTGTGCAAGTG ACCAAAGATGTCACCATAGCCATGGCTGAAGGGAGGTTTGACGAAGCAGTGAAGCTCAGGGGAAA GAGCTTTGAGAACAACTGGAACACTTACAAAATGCTGGCTCATGTGCACATCCCAGATAAAAAG AGTAACATCAACATTGCCATATTGAACGTGGGAGCACCGTGTGCTGGAATGAACGCTGCAGTTCGTTCAGCTGTCAGGATCGGGCTCCTCCAAGGCCACCAGATGCTGGCAGTGCACGACGGCTTTGAGGGCTTGGCTCATGGAATG ATTGAGCCTATCGGTTGGTCTGGAGTGGCAGGATGGACTGGAAAGGGGGGCTCCATGCTGGGCACAAAGAG GTCCCTGCCACATGAGTTCATGGAGGAGATCAGTCTGAGCATCACTAAGTTCAACATTCATGCTATAGTCATTATAGGAGGCTTTGAG GCATTTGTTGGGGGTCTGGAGATGGTGCAGGCTAGAGAGAAATACGAGGAACTTTGTATTCCCCTTGTCGTTATTCCTGCTACTGTCTCCAACAATGTTCCTGGGTCTGACTTCAGTGTTGGCACTGATACTGCGCTTAACACCataaccatg aCATGCGACAGGATCAAACAATCTTCCGCTGGCACCAAGAGAAGAgtgtttattattgagactATGGGAGGATACTGCGGCTACCTAGCAACCATGGCTGGCTTGGCATCTGGAGCTGACGCTGCTTACATTTATGAGGAGCCATTCAACATTCATGACCTAGAG GTGAATGTGGAACATCTGGTGGAAAAGATGAAGACCACAGTGAAGAGAGGACTGATTCTGAG AAATGAGAATAGCAATCCCAACTACACCACAGACTTTATCTTCAACCTGTACTCAGAGGAGGGCAAGGGTGTGTTTGACTGCCGGAAGAATGTACTTGGACATATGCAGCAG GGGGGAACACCAAGTCCCTTCGACAGGAATTTTGGCACCAAGATGGGGATGAAGTCTGTGCTGTGGTTGACCAACAAGCTGAAGGAATGCTACAGACATG GTCGTATATTTGCCAACTCTACAGATTCAGCCTGTGTGCTGGGCATGAGGAAGAGATCTTTGGTCTTTCAGCCTCTGGCAGAACTTAGAGAACTCACTGACTTTGA ACACCGTCTTCCAAAGATACAGTGGTGGCTGAAGTTGAGGCCCATCCTGAAAATCCTGGCCAAGTACAAGATCAGTCTGGACACCACTGAAAAGGCTTCGATGGAACATGTCATCAAGAAGAGAGGCTTAGTTCCTCAGTAG
- the espl1 gene encoding separin, which yields MKCLKVDEYIKRTASVKETELLLQELENYVKSQPGLQGRTLCDRVIRACNHQLGVGSPDFDHVDQLVQLVELSIHGYDISAALVAQSSPLYMEKIIFHIVKKLSSLGAHSLCSRVAVLLCSRLSPAQQAEDYCVLVRSCFSVLWSGLSGTKDKKILDPRDKLCCQIQALSFLLLLDTQNATPSISKAPIYTEDAITEFESSCGSITKDDASFLLQEIHTLFNRFWPGVRGSEGDGSKQSTETSNLYMLAEMVLIITKLLCKAGHYDLASNFLNEIESKVSCMAVVLGKWAVKIHSAMTVGGESGQALTKCARALRSLSADLGHREAHAVLEGCGLVVWAVESGQSKGLSGSVLLAWFSFLEEYQERILTVLKKNSTCQAEGSRLQQALCVSIYQGFVFAYESMLASQLENSDTLDRVLLYCQATAGLMMTELRKLSSENLLIKAVIAVSNLACGLYNRRLYGQAFTLVEILCRDLCKNCPVSLSVDRLSRPFMLAVQTSRRAGQLERALDWVILWLKALGDKITTHMAEPVSLWVKTKTDAARNSEEDIRLRTLHDGFGPDVPDEKVMLCLLEEELRAYKEVAGDTAQERYNTLCDLLDICHEESSHTHLRAVYLCEMAQVVCYQDFSEQTDCAAVDFTYEALRLLEEEPETPENADRLKDDKAHALLWLYICTLEKNLQEAIERDNKQRELREQTRRVANPIGTNDFDYEDKQKTQDSILVYEGLHFNLAAENKLCRPLERALDEWSALLQSKGLPSIRNLKQTCSSIAVTAALFKLMGKPLKALEAYQLAIGLSSQLADSHGCASSLCQSASILLDMGTPELALAQLEQAERFLTSNSTADGPSSLSMLAILLKAQYCYSTGQVDLGVPYLCEVLKEVDEQRQSKSWYLLRARTLQTCSSYLNLDTVALTQAQRGHITQHGINSPDTALYESLKLLCSLLVTLVGKGLYGANGCSSDMRFIDQGDNLVVKWQLLSELLNCSMKMVAVRSSCGAINDARLQCLEALKLAIKLQALSQCAELLVMKAELELMQGERAESGIDLDRVRNLLELCTDFSDQVKKADVKIKPRKGRPAQKSQSPLPTSEDDFKGVLSTRWIAKEPVVRELTSSPPLKAQPRRWLSSLAHESDCLCPCCSEPCLGRATARWAATQADLVLQLDPSEARVSLKLQWATLARCKSVSVKLGDKLAKLFPPCGPAKSFSRPSLMQDLVGRVYLRMALTGLEPGLNKICGIWKVLEAGLAFVDSTPSPVLRPVRAGLMATKAIVSLITLAAKKGCTPEELFSNAWTWNAPKVDKELKSEQKTVPPSSLLKKPKESIKNPDIPDKAKKVKVVKPKIQVTSSSAKGKGLVPMTPVMVKSKASARELSSFDFNTVVPTLTCTPVQRVKAAGSVQKAQRTATKLQFHVYEELSPVQDKAQPVPAAPKRTKKSRFKVEFSDESDTEANTQPEPKEQTDVPKKRTTTRRAVHNSKTAPDPPAEKVPPKRLAKGKKSTAVPRDPSTEDDETLVCQPASTRRGRTRRESSRAEADSVEEPDKMRTIEEETTEVLDISIEQLRTSDTDTEDSLASSKDIDIDFEVLRRDMCRDLERDGLSELRSRGHARDDPQTHLSHSDTRPENLSLEDVQSLLRSSWLTLQHFPSPSIYTTLCALLALTMGQQDPITTAMLHAQSLGLTSRHRTIRHLASSLKKLRKVSNELVDKMDSLSLDESKNGTEQRLSQLENVFSFSTADSSTFPKSQCQEFIQQIQHLPPGVTVCVMSVLGVKPGEIGDSIILSRLEKGSVPVTVHIPTSKQQHPISWLVQEIDSIQVEQKVVSCVSEKAKWWEGRRALDSRVEQLLTEMEGLLGCWRSFLLPHSLHPELTKQTQHLCKSLSAKGVTVSEEMLKAVLSASPVLSQEDLKRFALGVSPQWDIECDQLLRTAVSRLADRDEPHSHMVLILDKYLQKLPWESISILRTRSVSRMPSLHSLIGLSIQKETESQSILKQGVDTRQVFYVLDPDANLGHSQDRFKEWFSSKPDWEGVCGVAPDSGQLEEAVANKDLYIYVGHGAGARFLDSQAVLKRQMRAASLLFGCSSAALAVRGDQEGQGIILNYLIAGCPFVLGNLWDVTDRDIDRFTKALLESWLSAGSGAPLLDYMGPSRQATHLKHLIGAAPVVYGLPVHLL from the exons ATGAAGTGTTTGAAGGTGGATGAGTATATCAAGCGGACGGCTTCTGTGAAAGAGACGGAGCTTTTACTTCAAGAATTAGAG AATTATGTGAAGAGTCAGCCAGGCCTTCAGGGTCGCACACTGTGTGACAGGGTCATCAGAGCCTGTAACCATCAACTTGGAGTTGGATCTCCTGACTTCGACCATGTCGATCAGTTGGTACAGCTGGTGGAGCTTTCCATTCATGGCTATGATATATCTGCAGCGCTTGTTGCTCAGAGCAGTCCACTGTACATGGAAAAGATAATTTTCCATATTGTGAAGAAGCTAAGCTCCTTAGGAGCTCACAGTCTATGCAGCCGTGTAGCAGTGTTGCTTTGCAGcaggcttagcccagcccagcaG GCTGAGGACTACTGTGTTCTTGTGCGTAGCTGCTTCTCAGTTCTCTGGAGCGGACTGTCTGGCACCAAAGACAAGAAAATCCTGGATCCCCGTGACAAACTCTGCTGTCAGATTCAAGCTCTGAGCTTTCTCCTGTTGTTggacacacaaaatgcaacTCCCTCGATATCCAAAGCTCCCATAtacacagaggatgccatcacAGAGTTTGAGAGTAGCTGTGGATCCATAACCAAGGATGATGCTTCTTTTCTTCTCCAGGAAATACACACTCTTTTCAACAGATTCTGGCCTGGTGTTCGAGGGAGTGAGGGGGATGGGTCCAAGCAGTCTACTGAGACATCAAATTTATACATGCTTGCCGAAATGGTGCTAATTATAACGAAGTTGCTTTGTAAGGCTGGCCACTATGATTTGGCCTCTaactttttgaatgaaattgAAAGCAAGGTCAGCTGTATGGCAGTGGTGCTCGGCAAATGGGCAGTAAAAATTCATTCTGCAATGACAGTTGGTGGGGAGAGTGGCCAGGCTTTGACAAAGTGTGCCAGGGCCTTGAGGTCTCTTTCAGCTGACCTGGGACACCGAGAAGCTCATGCTGTTCTGGAAGGTTGCGGACTGGTGGTGTGGGCTGTCGAAAGTGGCCAAAGCAAGGGATTAAGTGGATCTGTGCTCCTGGCTTGGTTTTCTTTTCTTGAGGAGTATCAAGAACGGATATTAACTGTGCTGAAGAAG AATTCAACATGCCAGGCTGAGGGCAGCAGACTGCAACAGGCTCTTTGCGTCAGTATTTACCAAGGCTTTGTATTTGCTTATGAGAGCATGCTCGCATCACAG CTGGAGAACAGTGACACATTGGACAGAGTGCTGCTTTACTGCCAAGCCACAGCTGGACTGATGATGACTGAACTGCGTAAACTGTCTAGTGAAAACCTTCTCATCAAAGCAG TGATTGCTGTGAGCAACTTAGCTTGTGGATTGTACAACCGGCGTCTCTATGGCCAGGCCTTCACGCTAGTTGAGATCCTCTGCAGGGATCTATGCAAGAATtgccctgtctctctctctgttgataGG CTGAGCCGACCCTTCATGCTGGCTGTGCAGACATCTCGGCGGGCTGGACAACTAGAGCGAGCGCTGGACTGGGTGATCCTGTGGCTGAAGGCTTTGGGAGACAAAATAACTACTCATATGGCCGAACCGGTCTCTCTGTGGGTGAAAACGAAGACTGACGCAGCCCGTAACTCTGAGGAAGACATTCGACTCAG GACATTACATGATGGTTTTGGTCCTGACGTTCCTGATGAAAAAGTAATGCTTTGCCTTTTGGAAGAGGAGCTTCGTGCCTATAAGGAGGTGGCAGGGGACACTGCTCAGGAGCGTTACAACACTCTGTGTGATCTATTGGACATCTGCCACGAGGAGAGCTCCCACACCCATCTGCGTGCGGTCTACCTCTGTGAAATGGCCCAAGTTGTGTGTTACCAAGATTTCAGTGAACAGACTGACTG TGCGGCAGTTGATTTTACCTATGAAGCTTTACGGCTTCTCGAAGAAGAACCAGAGACTCCAGAAAATGCCGATAGACTGAAGGATGACAAGGCCCATGCTTTGCTTTGGCTCTATATCTGCACTCTTGAGAAGAATCTTCAGGAG GCCATTGAAAGGGACAATAAACAGCGAGAGTTGCGTGAGCAGACACGACGTGTGGCCAATCCCATAGGAACCAATGATTTTGATTATGAAGACAAGCAGAAGACACAAGACAGCATCCTAGTCTATGAAGGACTGCATTTCAACCTGGCTGCAGAGAACA AGTTGTGCAGGCCTTTGGAAAGAGCACTGGATGAGTGGTCCGCTCTTCTGCAGAGTAAAGGCCTGCCTTCAATCAGAAACCTCAAACAGACCTGTAGCTCCATTGCTGTGACTGCAGCTCTCTTCAAGCTCATGGGAAAG CCTCTGAAGGCTTTGGAAGCTTATCAACTTGCGATTGGACTTTCAAGTCAACTTGCTGATTCCCACGGATGTGCCAGCTCCCTCTGTCAATCAGCCAGTATCCTTCTGGATATGGGCACCCCAGAACTGGCTTTG gCCCAGCTCGAACAAGCAGAAAGGTTTCTTACCTCAAATTCCACCGCTGATGGACCTTCTTCCCTCTCTATGCTGGCCATTCTGTTGAAAGCTCAGTACTGCTACAGCACGGGACAG GTGGACCTTGGGGTGCCGTATCTGTGTGAGGTGCTTAAAGAAGTGGATGAGCAGAGGCAGTCGAAGAGCTGGTACCTGCTCCGTGCTCGGACGCTCCAGACCTGCAGCTCGTATTTGAATTTGGACACGGTTGCACTGACACAAGCCCAGCGGGGCCACATCACTCAGCATG GTATAAATAGCCCAGACACTGCCCTGTATGAAAGTCTGAAGCTTCTCTGCAGCCTGCTAGTAACTTTAGTGGGGAAGGGCTTATATGGGGCTAACGGCTGCAGCTCAGACATGCGCTTCATCGACCAAG GAGATAACCTGGTGGTGAAGTGGCAGCTGCTCTCAGAGTTGTTAAACTGCTCTATGAAGATGGTGGCTGTGAGGAGCAGCTGTGGAGCCATCAATGATGCAAGGCTCCAATGCCTAGAAGCTCTCAAACTGGCCATCAAGCTGCAAGCACTCAGCCA atgtgCAGAGCTGCTGGTGATGAAAGCTGAGTTGGAGCTGATGCAAGGAGAGAGAGCGGAAAGTGGAATTGATTTAGACAGAGTCAGAAACCTTCTGGAGCTTTGCACAG attTTTCTGATCAAGTGAAGAAGGCAGACGTGAAAATCAAACCTAGGAAAGGACGTCCAGCACAGAAATCTCAGTCTCCCCTTCCTACCTCAGAGGATGATTTTAAGGGCGTCCTGAGCACTAGGTGGATTGCCAAAGAACCTGTAGTGAGAGAACTGACTAGCTCCCCGCCACTCAAAGCTCAGCCTCGCCGCTGGCTCTCCTCCCTTGCCCATGAATCTGACTGCCTGTGCCCCTGCTGCTCTGAGCCCTGTCTGGGCCGGGCCACTGCTCGCTGGGCAGCTACACAGGCTGATCTGGTTCTCCAGCTGGATCCCAGCGAAGCTAGAGTCAGTTTGAAACTTCAATGGGCAACATTAGCCCGCTGTAAAAGTGTCTCTGTCAAACTCGGGGACAAATTAGCTAAACTCTTCCCTCCCTGTGGCCCTGCCAAAAGCTTTTCTAGACCCTCCCTGATGCAGGACTTGGTGGGCCGTGTGTACCTTCGCATGGCGCTTACTGGTTTGGAACCAGGCCTCAACAAGATCTGTGGTATATGGAAAGTACTGGAGGCTGGCTTAGCATTTGTTGATTCCACACCCTCTCCTGTGCTAAGACCTGTGAGAGCAGGTCTAATGGCAACCAAAGCCATAGTGTCATTGATTACCTTGGCTGCCAAAAAGGGCTGCACCCCAGAGGAACTCTTCTCAAATGCTTGGACTTGGAATGCACCAAAAGTGGATAAAGAGCTGaaatcagaacagaaaacagtgCCTCCCTCATCCTTGCTTAAGAAACCCAAAGAGTCTATTAAAAACCCAGATATTCCTGACAAAGCAAAGAAGGTCAAAGTTGTCAAGCCCAAGATTCAAGTGACAAGCTCCTCAGCCAAAGGAAAGGGACTGGTTCCCATGACACCAGTGATGGTTAAGTCAAAGGCTTCTGCTAGGGAGCTTAGCTCTTTTGACTTTAACACAGTGGTACCTACTTTGACCTGTACCCCTGTTCAGAGGGTGAAAGCCGCTGGCTCTGTGCAGAAAGCACAGAGGACTGCCACTAAGCTACAGTTTCATGTGTATGAAGAGTTGTCTCCAGTACAAGACAAAGCCCAACCTGTGCCTGCAGCTCCCAAACGCACAAAGAAATCACGTTTCAAG GTGGAGTTTAGTGATGAGAGTGACACAGAAGCCAACACCCAACCAGAGCCCAAAGAACAGACAGATGTCCCTAAAAAGCGAACCACCACAAGAAGAGCTGTCCACAACAGTAAAACAGCCCCAGATCCACCCGCGGAGAAGGTCCCACCCAAGAGGCTGGCCAAGGGTAAGAAGAGCACTGCAGTGCCTCGAGACCCCTCCACTGAGGATGACGAGACTTTGGTCTGTCAGCCTGCCTcaacaagaagaggaagaacCAGAAGAGAATCCTCAAGGGCAGAGGCAGATTCAGTGGAGGAGCCGGACAAAATGAGGACAATTGAGGAGGAAACTACAGAAGTTCTGGACATAAGCATTGAGCAGCTTCGGACATCAGACACTGATACTGAAGACAGTCTTGCTTCAAGCAAAGATATAG ACATAGATTTTGAGGTGTTGCGGAGGGATATGTGTCGCGATTTGGAGAGAGACGGTCTGTCTGAACTGAGGAGCAGAGGTCATGCGAGAGACGATCCACAAACCCACCTGTCTCATTCAGACACCAGGCCAG AAAATCTTTCTCTGGAGGATGTTCAGTCATTGCTCCGCTCATCCTGGTTGACACTTCAGCACTTCCCCTCCCCCTCCATCTACACGACCCTCTGTGCTCTTCTTGCCTTGACCATGGGACAGCAGGACCCCATAACTACAGCAATGCTGCATGCCCAGTCCTTGGGCCTCACAAGTCGCCACCGCACGATCAGGCATTTAGCCAGTTCTCTCAA AAAGCTGAGAAAGGTGTCTAATGAGCTAGTAGACAAGATGGATTCTCTGAGTCTGGATGAATCCAAGAACGGCACCGAACAGAGGTTGTCGCAGTTGGAGAACGTCTTCTCTTTCTCAACCGCTGACTCCTCTACTTTCCCCAAGAGCCAATGTCAAGAATTTATCCAACAAATTCAACACCTTCCCCCAG GGGTGACTGTGTGCGTGATGTCTGTGCTTGGAGTAAAACCTGGTGAGATAGGCGACAGCATCATACTGTCACGTCTTGAGAAGGGATCTGTCCCTGTCACCGTTCACATCCCCACATCTAAACAGCAG CACCCGATCAGTTGGCTGGTGCAGGAGATAGATAGTATTCAGGTGGAACAGAAGGTCGTGAGCTGTGTGTCTGAGAAAGCCAAGTGGTGGGAGGGCCGCCGGGCGCTCGACTCTCGTGTTGAG CAACTTTTGACAGAGATGGAGGGATTGCTGGGATGCTGGAGGAGCTTTCTCTTACCCCATTCATTGCATCCTGAGCTCACCAAACAGACCCAGCACCTTTGCAAGTCCTTGTCTGCAAAGGGAGTGACAGTCAGTGAGGAGATGTTGAAG GCTGTGCTGTCTGCCTCTCCGGTGCTCTCCCAAGAAGACCTTAAAAGATTTGCTCTGGGAGTTTCTCCACAGTGGGACATAGAGTGTGACCAGCTTCTCCGTACAGCTGTGTCTCGACTCGCTGACAGAGACGAGCCCCACAGTCACATGGTTCTCATCCTGGACAAG TACCTTCAGAAGTTGCCGTGGGAGAGCATCTCCATCTTAAGAACTCGCTCTGTCAGCCGGATGCCTTCCCTGCACTCACTTATTGGACTGAGCATTCAGAAAGAG ACTGAGTCTCAGTCTATCCTGAAGCAAGGTGTGGATACAAGGCAGGTGTTTTATGTGCTGGACCCTGACGCCAATTTAGGACACTCTCAAGACCGATTCAAGGAATGGTTTAGCAG TAAACCGGACTGGGAGGGTGTGTGTGGAGTTGCTCCTGACTCGGGTCAGCTGGAAGAAGCAGTTGCCAATAAGGATCTTTACAT TTACGTGGGACACGGTGCAGGTGCACGGTTCCTAGATAGTCAGGCTGTCCTGAAGCGGCAGATGAGAGCAGCCTCTCTACTTTTTGGTTGCAGTAGTGCTGCGCTGGCAGTGCGTGGGGATCAGGAAGGACAAGGCATCATCCTCAATTACCTCATAGCAGGATG